A portion of the Pseudarthrobacter defluvii genome contains these proteins:
- a CDS encoding GNAT family N-acetyltransferase, whose product MNPSADVTLVDVDRAVADQLLELAKRDASPDEVAPPLGGPGWNLERTAWFFSYHHAAAGGLDGPAAEKSWAVYTGGHIAGSVRLKRDPGAAIPSAETGIWLGRSFRSRGVGSAALELVLAEARRAGLKRVTARTLVGNRGAQRLLAAAGAELTQDDGTVLAVVEL is encoded by the coding sequence ATGAACCCCTCGGCTGACGTGACCCTCGTGGACGTCGACCGGGCAGTGGCGGACCAACTGCTCGAGCTGGCCAAACGTGACGCCTCGCCCGATGAGGTGGCTCCCCCGCTGGGCGGCCCCGGCTGGAACCTCGAACGGACCGCCTGGTTCTTCAGCTACCATCACGCTGCAGCCGGCGGGCTGGACGGCCCCGCGGCGGAAAAATCCTGGGCTGTCTACACCGGCGGCCACATTGCCGGTTCCGTGCGCCTGAAGCGCGACCCTGGCGCCGCCATCCCGTCGGCGGAAACCGGCATCTGGCTTGGCCGCAGCTTCCGTTCCCGGGGTGTCGGCAGCGCTGCCCTGGAGCTGGTGCTGGCGGAGGCCCGCCGGGCGGGCCTGAAGCGCGTCACTGCCCGCACCCTCGTGGGAAACCGGGGCGCCCAGCGGCTGCTGGCGGCCGCCGGGGCGGAACTGACGCAGGACGACGGCACCGTCCTGGCCGTCGTCGAGCTCTAG
- a CDS encoding inorganic phosphate transporter, with protein sequence MDITFMVALVIALALFFDFTNGFHDTANAMATPIATGAIKPKTAVALAAVLNLVGAFLSTEVAKTISGGIIREGSGGVQITPEIIFAGLMGAVLWNMITWLKGLPSSSSHALFGGLIGAAVVGAGFNSVNLETLLQKVILPAVFAPVIAGLAAYVCTRLAYALTSRHDPETGTKLTQKRGGFRTGQVFTSSLVALAHGTNDAQKTMGIITLVLIAAGTQAPGSGPQLWVIAACAMAIAIGTYAGGWRIIRTMGSGLTEVKPAQGFAAETSTASAILASSHLGFALSTTQVASGSVIGSGMGRRGTTVRWNMVGKIALGWLFTLPAAGVVGALTALLVKTGAVGVLIAAVAGSAAVLFMFFYSRKSSVSHQNAVEVEEAGQAVRFAKKKARAEAKAKAKADARARAEARATANNRKETQR encoded by the coding sequence CATCAAGCCCAAGACGGCGGTGGCCCTGGCAGCGGTCCTGAACCTCGTTGGCGCATTCCTTTCCACCGAGGTTGCCAAGACGATCTCCGGCGGCATCATCAGGGAGGGATCCGGCGGCGTCCAGATCACCCCGGAAATCATCTTCGCCGGGCTGATGGGAGCCGTCCTCTGGAACATGATCACCTGGCTCAAGGGCCTGCCGTCCAGCTCGTCCCACGCACTGTTCGGCGGCCTCATCGGTGCAGCTGTCGTCGGCGCGGGATTCAACTCCGTCAACCTTGAAACCCTGCTCCAGAAGGTCATCCTTCCGGCTGTTTTCGCCCCGGTCATTGCCGGCCTTGCTGCCTATGTCTGCACGCGCCTGGCCTACGCCCTGACTTCCCGCCATGACCCCGAGACGGGCACCAAGCTCACGCAGAAGCGCGGCGGCTTCCGCACCGGCCAGGTCTTCACCTCCAGCCTGGTGGCCCTGGCCCATGGCACCAATGACGCCCAGAAGACCATGGGCATCATCACCCTGGTCCTGATCGCCGCCGGAACCCAGGCTCCCGGCTCCGGCCCCCAGCTCTGGGTGATAGCAGCCTGCGCCATGGCCATCGCCATCGGCACCTACGCCGGCGGATGGCGCATCATCCGCACCATGGGTTCGGGCCTGACCGAGGTCAAGCCTGCCCAGGGCTTCGCGGCGGAAACCAGCACCGCGTCCGCCATCCTCGCGTCCTCACACCTCGGCTTCGCCCTTTCCACCACGCAGGTGGCCTCGGGCTCAGTGATCGGTTCCGGAATGGGCCGCCGCGGGACCACGGTCCGCTGGAACATGGTGGGCAAGATCGCGCTGGGCTGGCTCTTCACCCTTCCGGCCGCGGGCGTCGTCGGCGCCCTGACCGCCCTCCTGGTGAAGACCGGCGCCGTGGGCGTCCTCATCGCCGCCGTGGCAGGCAGCGCGGCTGTCCTGTTCATGTTCTTCTACTCACGCAAGTCCTCCGTGAGCCATCAGAACGCCGTCGAGGTGGAGGAAGCCGGCCAGGCCGTCCGGTTTGCCAAGAAGAAGGCCCGGGCCGAAGCCAAAGCGAAAGCCAAGGCCGACGCCAGGGCCAGGGCAGAAGCAAGAGCAACAGCAAACAACCGCAAGGAGACTCAACGATGA
- a CDS encoding IMPACT family protein, translating to MLNPADPPQDPDSRATSYTTLAAGPDFRHELEVKRSRFITVLRRAGTEDEARDLVAGLRREFHDARHHCSAFVIGPDRNVQRSSDDGEPAGTAGIPMLEALLKRETAPGVTDLSDVSAVVVRYFGGVLLGAGGLVRAYSESVSTSLDLAPLVRRRRRRVCSTAVPHAAAGRLENDLRAAGMVMADTTYQDRHTVLRVAVPDDADAIAAASDRILQLTAGSATLTPDGTEWVDEPLG from the coding sequence GTGTTGAACCCGGCGGACCCACCACAGGACCCGGACAGCCGGGCCACGTCCTACACCACCCTGGCTGCGGGGCCGGACTTCCGGCACGAGCTCGAGGTCAAACGGTCCAGATTCATCACCGTACTCCGCCGGGCCGGCACCGAGGACGAAGCCCGCGACCTGGTGGCAGGCCTGCGCCGCGAGTTCCATGACGCCCGCCACCATTGCTCCGCGTTTGTCATCGGCCCCGACCGGAACGTCCAGAGGTCGAGCGACGACGGCGAACCCGCGGGCACCGCCGGCATCCCCATGCTCGAAGCCCTCCTGAAGAGGGAAACCGCGCCCGGGGTGACGGACCTCAGCGACGTCAGCGCCGTCGTCGTCCGTTATTTCGGCGGGGTTCTGCTCGGGGCAGGGGGGCTGGTCCGGGCATACTCTGAATCAGTATCGACGTCCCTGGACCTTGCCCCGCTGGTCAGGCGCAGGCGGCGGCGCGTGTGTTCCACCGCCGTGCCGCACGCCGCAGCAGGGCGGCTGGAGAATGACCTGCGCGCCGCCGGCATGGTCATGGCGGACACCACCTACCAGGACCGGCACACCGTGCTGCGGGTTGCCGTGCCCGACGACGCCGACGCCATCGCCGCCGCGTCCGATCGCATCCTGCAGCTCACGGCAGGGTCCGCCACGCTGACACCCGACGGAACGGAGTGGGTGGATGAACCCCTCGGCTGA
- a CDS encoding GNAT family N-acetyltransferase — MGDLSGNYEIRRFPAVSKGKDGYAEAETWGRAVGFGFHDSTRTPEHVARSMATYEADGRIFTGAYQTGTPAQHSLPAEVPVATFGTLRKTLNIGFGRMLEAQMVTAVTVRTSHRRRGLLRRMMTADLQAAKDDGVAVAALTASEGSIYGRFGYGVASLERTVKVDTTARFNLRHQATGTVEVADPKVLLDVAPKVFDRVHRNTPGSLGRQEWYWLLASGSMGRDGKEDPAIKAALHYGPDGGVDGYVSYKFAGWDTTPATVEVVDLVAATEHAYLELWQYLAAIDLVERVSWNEAPVDDPLAWALADPRCIDASDSRDMLWLRILDVPRALAARHYPADGRLVLEVTDPLGLTAGTFILEVKGGQAAVERVPAGDPVDLVLDVSALSSIYLGGISPVTLKAAGAVSEATPGAAFKAQQMFSVERPTHCLTHF, encoded by the coding sequence ATGGGTGATCTGAGCGGAAACTATGAAATCCGGCGCTTTCCTGCTGTGTCCAAAGGCAAGGACGGGTACGCCGAAGCCGAAACCTGGGGGAGGGCGGTAGGTTTCGGTTTCCACGACTCCACCCGGACCCCTGAGCATGTGGCGCGGTCAATGGCCACCTACGAGGCCGATGGCAGGATTTTTACCGGCGCCTACCAGACGGGAACACCGGCGCAGCACTCGCTCCCGGCCGAGGTCCCCGTAGCCACGTTTGGGACGTTGCGGAAAACCCTCAACATCGGTTTTGGCCGGATGCTGGAAGCCCAGATGGTTACCGCCGTCACCGTGCGGACCTCGCACCGCCGCCGCGGACTGCTGCGCCGCATGATGACCGCGGACCTGCAGGCGGCCAAGGATGACGGCGTCGCGGTGGCCGCCCTCACCGCCTCCGAGGGAAGTATTTACGGGCGGTTCGGGTACGGGGTGGCCAGCCTGGAGCGGACCGTCAAAGTGGACACCACGGCCCGGTTCAACCTGCGGCACCAGGCCACGGGGACGGTGGAGGTTGCGGATCCCAAAGTCCTGCTCGACGTTGCCCCCAAAGTCTTCGACCGCGTGCATCGCAACACACCCGGCTCCCTCGGGCGGCAGGAGTGGTACTGGCTGCTCGCTTCGGGGTCGATGGGCCGGGACGGCAAGGAGGACCCCGCCATCAAGGCGGCGCTGCACTACGGCCCGGACGGCGGCGTGGACGGCTACGTCTCCTACAAGTTCGCCGGCTGGGACACCACGCCCGCCACGGTGGAGGTGGTGGACCTTGTTGCCGCAACGGAGCACGCCTACCTGGAGCTGTGGCAATACCTTGCCGCCATCGACCTCGTGGAACGGGTCTCCTGGAACGAGGCCCCGGTGGACGATCCCCTGGCCTGGGCACTGGCGGACCCGCGCTGCATCGACGCGTCGGACAGCCGCGACATGCTCTGGCTCCGCATCCTCGACGTCCCGCGGGCGCTGGCCGCCCGGCACTATCCTGCGGATGGACGGCTGGTCCTCGAGGTGACGGACCCGCTGGGCCTCACCGCTGGAACTTTCATCCTGGAGGTCAAGGGCGGCCAGGCCGCCGTCGAACGCGTTCCCGCCGGGGACCCAGTGGACCTGGTCCTGGACGTCTCGGCGTTGTCCTCGATCTACCTCGGCGGAATCAGCCCCGTGACGCTCAAGGCGGCAGGTGCGGTTTCCGAAGCAACACCCGGGGCCGCCTTCAAAGCGCAGCAGATGTTCTCCGTGGAGCGGCCCACCCATTGCCTGACGCACTTCTGA
- the coaE gene encoding dephospho-CoA kinase codes for MLKIGLTGGIASGKSVVAARLKERGAVLVDADALAREVVEPGTEGLERIVAEFGAGILDGGGRLNRPRLGEAVFGNPERLAALNAIVHPLVRARAAAITAAAAADAVVVQDIPLLVETGQGAAFHLVVVVDAPDDVRLHRMQELRGMTAEAALSRMAAQATREERLAAADAVLDNSGTVQQLLDQVDGLWDGRLVPFAHNLAEGKRAPRRGGAVLEPHRAGWAQEAGRIAARIAAAAPDLILAVDHIGSTSVPGLAAKDVIDLQVAVPDLEAAERLAPLLAAAGFPAVRGVEADTPKPGDPDRSAWLKRFHANADPCRAVNVHVRAAGSAGWRYALMFRDWLRNDPSALELYAEHKADLAARYAGSPTTRAYADAKEPWFTDEAWPRMSAWAEATGWEPPSYAS; via the coding sequence GTGCTGAAGATCGGATTGACAGGCGGAATCGCCTCTGGGAAATCGGTGGTGGCTGCGCGCCTGAAGGAACGCGGCGCCGTGTTGGTGGACGCGGACGCCCTGGCCCGTGAGGTGGTGGAGCCCGGGACCGAGGGGCTGGAGCGCATCGTCGCGGAATTTGGCGCAGGGATACTCGACGGCGGGGGACGGCTTAACCGGCCGCGGCTCGGGGAGGCGGTGTTCGGCAACCCCGAGCGGCTGGCTGCGCTGAACGCCATCGTCCATCCCCTGGTGCGTGCCCGCGCCGCTGCCATCACGGCGGCCGCCGCCGCTGACGCCGTGGTGGTCCAAGACATTCCCCTGCTGGTGGAAACCGGGCAGGGGGCCGCCTTCCACCTGGTCGTCGTGGTGGACGCCCCCGACGACGTGCGGCTGCACCGGATGCAGGAGTTGCGGGGGATGACCGCGGAGGCCGCGCTGTCCCGCATGGCTGCCCAGGCCACCAGGGAGGAACGGCTGGCCGCCGCCGACGCCGTCCTTGACAACTCAGGGACCGTGCAGCAGTTGCTGGACCAGGTTGATGGGCTCTGGGACGGGCGCCTGGTGCCGTTCGCCCATAACCTGGCGGAAGGGAAACGCGCACCGCGGCGCGGGGGAGCGGTGTTGGAGCCACACCGCGCAGGGTGGGCGCAGGAGGCAGGCAGGATTGCAGCGAGGATTGCTGCGGCCGCGCCGGACCTCATCCTGGCGGTGGACCATATCGGATCCACCTCCGTGCCCGGCCTGGCCGCCAAGGACGTCATCGACCTGCAGGTGGCCGTGCCGGATCTCGAAGCGGCGGAACGACTTGCCCCGCTCCTTGCCGCGGCAGGCTTTCCAGCCGTCCGGGGAGTGGAGGCCGACACCCCGAAGCCCGGCGATCCTGACCGGTCGGCCTGGTTGAAGCGGTTCCACGCCAACGCGGACCCGTGCCGTGCCGTCAATGTGCATGTCCGTGCGGCCGGTTCGGCAGGCTGGCGTTACGCCCTGATGTTCCGGGACTGGCTGCGGAACGACCCCTCCGCGCTGGAGCTCTACGCCGAGCACAAGGCGGACCTCGCAGCACGGTACGCCGGTTCGCCGACCACCAGGGCATACGCCGACGCCAAGGAACCCTGGTTCACGGACGAAGCCTGGCCGCGGATGTCGGCTTGGGCCGAGGCAACCGGGTGGGAACCGCCGTCGTACGCGTCCTGA
- the rpsA gene encoding 30S ribosomal protein S1 has translation MTITSTEKPGTPQVAINDIGTAEDFLAAVDATIKYFNDGDLVEGTVVKVDRDEVLLDIGYKTEGVIPSRELSIKHDVDPGDVVSVGDQVEALVLTKEDKEGRLILSKKRAQYERAWGDIEKVKEEDGVVTGTVIEVVKGGLILDIGLRGFLPASLVEMRRVRDLAPYIGQQIEAKIIELDKNRNNVVLSRRAWLEQTQSEVRSTFLNKLEKGQVRPGVVSSIVNFGAFVDLGGVDGLVHVSELSWKHIDHPSEVVEVGQEVTVEVLEVDLDRERVSLSLKATQEDPWQTFARTHALGQVVPGKVTKLVPFGAFVRVEDGIEGLVHISELAVRHVELAEQVVSVGDELFVKVIDIDLERRRISLSLKQANEGVDADSTEFDPALYGMAAEYDEEGNYKYPEGFDPESNEWLEGYENQRAAWEQQYADAQARWEAHKKQVAQHAADDAAAATSGDSDSGATSYSSEPAATDSGAGTLASDEALAALREKLTGN, from the coding sequence ATGACCATCACCTCCACCGAGAAGCCCGGTACCCCGCAGGTCGCCATTAACGACATCGGTACCGCTGAGGACTTCCTCGCAGCTGTCGACGCCACCATCAAGTACTTCAACGACGGAGATCTCGTCGAAGGTACCGTCGTCAAGGTCGACCGCGATGAAGTCCTGCTCGACATCGGTTACAAGACCGAAGGTGTCATCCCCTCCCGCGAGCTGTCCATCAAGCACGACGTTGACCCCGGGGACGTTGTCTCCGTTGGCGATCAGGTCGAAGCCCTGGTGCTCACCAAGGAAGACAAAGAAGGCCGTCTGATCCTCTCCAAGAAGCGTGCTCAGTACGAGCGTGCCTGGGGCGACATCGAGAAGGTCAAGGAAGAAGACGGCGTCGTCACCGGTACCGTCATCGAGGTTGTCAAGGGTGGTCTTATCCTCGACATCGGCCTGCGCGGCTTCCTGCCCGCATCCCTGGTCGAGATGCGCCGCGTGCGCGACCTGGCTCCGTACATCGGCCAGCAGATCGAAGCCAAGATCATCGAACTGGACAAGAACCGCAACAACGTGGTCCTGTCCCGCCGTGCATGGCTCGAGCAGACCCAGTCCGAGGTCCGCTCCACCTTCCTCAACAAGCTGGAAAAGGGCCAGGTCCGTCCCGGCGTCGTTTCCTCCATCGTCAACTTCGGTGCCTTCGTGGACCTGGGCGGCGTAGACGGCCTGGTTCACGTTTCCGAGCTGTCCTGGAAGCACATCGACCACCCGTCCGAGGTTGTCGAAGTTGGCCAGGAAGTCACCGTCGAGGTCCTTGAGGTCGACCTGGACCGCGAGCGCGTCTCCCTGTCGCTCAAGGCTACGCAGGAAGATCCGTGGCAGACCTTCGCCCGCACCCACGCCCTGGGCCAGGTTGTTCCCGGTAAGGTCACGAAGCTGGTTCCGTTCGGTGCGTTCGTCCGCGTCGAAGACGGCATCGAAGGCCTGGTCCACATCTCCGAGCTCGCCGTGCGCCACGTTGAGCTGGCCGAGCAGGTTGTCTCCGTTGGCGACGAACTGTTCGTCAAGGTCATCGACATCGACCTGGAACGCCGCCGCATCTCGCTGTCCCTCAAGCAGGCCAACGAGGGCGTCGACGCCGACAGCACCGAATTCGATCCCGCTCTGTACGGCATGGCCGCAGAGTACGACGAAGAGGGCAACTACAAGTACCCCGAGGGCTTCGACCCCGAGTCCAACGAATGGCTCGAGGGCTACGAGAACCAGCGCGCAGCTTGGGAGCAGCAGTACGCTGACGCCCAGGCCCGTTGGGAAGCACACAAGAAGCAGGTTGCCCAGCACGCTGCCGACGACGCTGCAGCTGCAACGTCCGGTGACAGCGATTCCGGCGCCACCAGCTACTCCTCCGAGCCTGCTGCCACGGATTCCGGTGCCGGCACCCTGGCTTCGGACGAGGCACTTGCTGCCCTGCGTGAGAAGCTGACCGGCAACTAA
- a CDS encoding dihydrofolate reductase family protein — MPRIQYFVAASLDGFIATTTDDLGWLLQFDGFEGGADSYNDFMSGVGCIVMGGETFAWLMEHEPRNWPYTGTPSYVFTHHEYRAPDGADITFVRGDVQEFIADFRRDAGDRNIWVVGGGSLAAQFADAGLLDEIILSVIPVVLGAGKRLLPMKGPTPALELAACRTLGRGIVELRYLLPAASAPQA; from the coding sequence ATGCCACGCATCCAGTACTTCGTTGCAGCGTCCCTTGACGGCTTCATCGCCACCACCACGGACGACCTGGGCTGGCTGTTGCAGTTCGACGGTTTCGAAGGCGGGGCGGACAGCTACAACGACTTCATGTCCGGTGTGGGCTGCATCGTCATGGGCGGGGAAACGTTCGCATGGTTGATGGAACACGAGCCGCGGAATTGGCCCTACACCGGCACGCCCAGCTACGTCTTCACCCACCACGAATACCGAGCCCCGGACGGCGCCGACATCACCTTTGTCCGCGGGGACGTCCAGGAATTCATTGCGGACTTCCGGCGCGACGCCGGGGACAGGAACATCTGGGTGGTGGGCGGTGGCAGCCTCGCGGCCCAGTTTGCGGACGCCGGACTGCTGGATGAGATCATCCTCTCCGTCATTCCGGTGGTCCTGGGCGCAGGGAAGCGGCTGCTGCCGATGAAGGGCCCGACGCCGGCACTTGAGTTGGCTGCTTGCCGCACCCTGGGCAGGGGGATCGTCGAGCTGCGCTATCTGCTTCCCGCGGCATCGGCCCCGCAGGCCTGA
- a CDS encoding hotdog fold thioesterase gives MTDNFTPGAFAEELAAAGIPDHMHGWLGRFGVGALVVKMGIHFLEMSPERTVATMPVEGNTQVAGILHGGAHVVLAETLGSFAAGMHAGPDRHAVGIEVSATHHRSIAGGLVTGTCSAIHLGRTLTTHEVVMTDGQGRRLSTARITNMLRDNAG, from the coding sequence ATGACAGACAATTTCACGCCGGGCGCTTTCGCCGAAGAGCTGGCAGCCGCCGGCATTCCCGACCACATGCACGGCTGGCTGGGCAGGTTCGGCGTTGGCGCATTGGTGGTGAAGATGGGGATCCATTTCCTGGAGATGAGCCCGGAACGCACGGTTGCCACCATGCCCGTCGAGGGCAACACGCAGGTGGCGGGAATCCTGCATGGCGGCGCACACGTGGTGCTGGCAGAAACCCTTGGCTCCTTCGCGGCGGGAATGCACGCCGGCCCGGACCGCCACGCAGTGGGCATCGAAGTCAGCGCCACCCACCACCGGTCCATCGCCGGCGGCCTGGTGACCGGCACCTGCAGCGCCATCCACTTGGGACGTACCCTGACCACGCACGAGGTGGTCATGACCGACGGGCAGGGACGCCGCCTTTCAACGGCCCGGATCACGAACATGCTCCGGGACAACGCCGGCTGA
- the polA gene encoding DNA polymerase I has protein sequence MAFRAFFALPADKFSTSNGQHTNAIHGFTSMLINLIKEQQPTHIAVAFDVSDESTHRKTEYSEYKGGRNETPREMSGQIDLIAQVMETWGIKTIKMPGYEADDILATLAAMGERAGFEVLLVSGDRDAFQLITDNVFVLYPRKGVSDIPRMDAAAIEAKYFVSPSRYSDLAALVGETADNLPGVPGVGPKTAAKWINQYGGLEGVLEHLDSIGGKVGDALRENIENVKRNRRLNQLHTDLKLPVTLEDLHQPRPDQAAMEDLFDQLEFKAIRGRLFALYGDADTPAAERESIDTPDYTVPADAAELAAFLAAGAGQRSALAVDLVPGRIGEDADAVAIVRGDAAAYVSLSGQDTETENVLAAWLRDPEAPKVMHGFKAALKALTARGLELEGVVDDTSISGYLIQPDRRTYELAELAQHHLNVGIPAATAKAGQLELSFDGDDNAAADSLVQAGAVVLALSRYFEDELKSRKAEELLSTLELPVSRVLADMELAGIAIDMDKMDDQLADLARVIDQAQEQAFAAIGHEVNLGSPKQLQTVLFEELQLPKTKKIKSGYTTDAASLKNLLEKTGHEFLVQLMAHREAAKLRQMIESLKKSVAEDGRIHTTYAQNVAATGRISSNNPNLQNIPIRSEEGRRVRGIFVVSDGYECLLSADYSQIEMRIMAHLSGDAGLIQAYKDGEDLHRFVGSNIFHVPTDQVTSAMRSKVKAMSYGLAYGLTSFGLSKQLEISVDEARTLMKDYFDRFGAVRDYLRGVVDQARVDGYTATIEGRRRYLPDLTSTDRQLRENAERIALNSPIQGSAADIIKRAMLGVHAELQAQGLKSRMLLQVHDELVLEVAAGERAAVEKLVTEQMAAAADLSVPLEVQIGVGPSWYDAGH, from the coding sequence ATGGCGTTCCGTGCGTTCTTCGCGCTGCCCGCGGACAAGTTCTCCACCTCCAACGGCCAGCACACCAACGCCATCCACGGCTTCACCTCCATGCTGATCAACCTCATCAAGGAGCAGCAGCCCACGCACATCGCGGTGGCCTTCGACGTCTCGGACGAATCCACCCACCGGAAGACCGAGTACAGCGAATACAAGGGTGGCCGGAACGAAACTCCCCGCGAGATGAGCGGGCAGATCGACCTCATCGCCCAGGTCATGGAAACCTGGGGCATCAAGACCATCAAGATGCCGGGTTACGAGGCCGACGACATCCTGGCCACCCTTGCCGCCATGGGGGAAAGGGCAGGTTTCGAGGTGCTGCTCGTCTCCGGCGACCGGGACGCCTTCCAGCTGATCACGGACAACGTTTTCGTGCTGTACCCGCGGAAGGGCGTGAGCGACATCCCCCGGATGGACGCCGCAGCCATCGAAGCAAAGTACTTCGTCAGCCCGTCCCGCTACTCCGACCTCGCAGCGCTGGTGGGGGAGACGGCGGACAACCTCCCGGGCGTGCCCGGCGTCGGACCCAAAACAGCGGCCAAGTGGATTAACCAGTACGGCGGCCTGGAAGGCGTCCTGGAACACCTCGACTCCATCGGCGGGAAGGTGGGCGACGCCCTCCGGGAGAACATCGAAAACGTCAAACGCAACCGGCGGCTCAACCAACTCCACACCGACCTCAAACTCCCGGTCACATTGGAGGACCTCCACCAGCCCCGCCCGGACCAGGCAGCCATGGAAGACCTCTTCGACCAGCTTGAGTTCAAAGCCATCCGCGGCCGCCTGTTCGCCCTCTACGGCGACGCCGACACCCCCGCCGCCGAACGCGAAAGCATCGACACCCCGGACTACACCGTTCCTGCCGATGCCGCTGAACTGGCCGCCTTCCTGGCTGCAGGCGCCGGGCAGCGGTCCGCCCTCGCCGTCGACCTCGTGCCGGGCCGCATCGGCGAGGACGCCGATGCGGTGGCCATCGTCCGTGGCGACGCCGCAGCCTACGTCAGCTTGTCAGGTCAGGACACGGAGACCGAGAACGTGCTCGCGGCATGGCTGCGCGATCCTGAAGCGCCCAAGGTCATGCACGGTTTCAAGGCTGCGCTCAAGGCGCTGACGGCCCGCGGCCTGGAGCTGGAGGGCGTGGTGGACGATACGTCCATTTCCGGCTACCTCATCCAGCCCGACCGCCGCACCTACGAACTCGCCGAGCTCGCCCAGCACCACCTCAATGTGGGGATCCCCGCGGCCACTGCCAAAGCCGGGCAGCTGGAGCTGTCCTTCGACGGCGACGACAACGCCGCAGCCGATTCCCTGGTCCAGGCCGGCGCCGTCGTGCTGGCCCTGAGCCGCTACTTCGAGGACGAACTCAAGAGCCGCAAGGCAGAGGAACTGCTGTCCACCCTTGAGCTGCCGGTCAGCCGTGTCCTTGCGGACATGGAGCTCGCGGGCATCGCCATCGACATGGACAAGATGGACGACCAGCTTGCCGACCTCGCCAGGGTGATCGACCAGGCCCAGGAACAGGCCTTCGCCGCCATCGGGCACGAGGTCAACCTGGGGTCGCCCAAACAGCTGCAGACCGTCCTGTTCGAGGAGCTGCAGCTGCCCAAGACCAAGAAGATCAAGTCCGGCTACACCACGGACGCCGCCTCGCTCAAGAACCTCCTGGAAAAGACCGGGCACGAGTTCCTGGTCCAGCTCATGGCGCACCGCGAGGCCGCCAAGCTGCGGCAGATGATCGAGTCGCTGAAGAAGTCCGTGGCGGAGGACGGCCGCATCCACACCACGTACGCGCAAAACGTTGCCGCCACGGGCCGGATCTCATCCAACAACCCCAACCTGCAGAACATCCCCATCCGCAGTGAGGAAGGCCGGCGGGTCCGCGGCATCTTCGTCGTCAGCGACGGCTACGAATGCCTCCTCTCTGCCGACTACTCCCAGATCGAGATGCGCATCATGGCCCACCTCTCCGGAGACGCGGGGCTGATCCAGGCGTACAAGGACGGCGAGGACCTGCACCGGTTCGTCGGCTCCAACATCTTCCACGTCCCCACGGACCAGGTCACCAGCGCCATGCGTTCCAAGGTCAAGGCCATGTCCTACGGCCTTGCCTACGGGTTGACCTCCTTTGGCCTGTCCAAGCAGCTCGAAATCTCCGTGGATGAGGCCCGTACCCTCATGAAGGACTACTTCGACCGCTTCGGCGCCGTCCGCGACTACCTCCGCGGCGTGGTGGACCAGGCCAGGGTGGATGGGTACACGGCCACCATCGAGGGGCGCCGCCGCTACCTGCCGGACCTCACCAGCACGGACCGGCAGTTGCGTGAGAACGCAGAACGCATCGCACTGAACAGCCCCATCCAGGGTTCGGCCGCGGACATCATCAAACGCGCCATGTTGGGGGTCCACGCCGAACTGCAGGCGCAGGGCCTGAAGTCCCGCATGCTCCTCCAGGTCCATGACGAACTGGTCCTCGAGGTGGCTGCGGGGGAGCGGGCTGCCGTGGAGAAGCTGGTGACCGAGCAGATGGCTGCTGCGGCAGACCTCAGCGTCCCCCTGGAGGTCCAGATCGGCGTGGGACCCAGCTGGTACGACGCCGGCCACTAG